In Hymenobacter volaticus, the genomic window TAGCTGCGTTTCGATAAATCGAATAGCACTTAATCTCTCCTTATCCTTATTCTATTGCTAGAACGCTGCTTTGCTCTGTCGCTACCTTAAGGCCTTATTTGTAGCTAGGTAGAGTTGAGTGAGGCAGCGTTTCTATGCGTGTAATGCCACCGAGTGGGTTGCACCCAACAAATGAAAGACCAGAGTTACTAAAAATTAAAGCCCCTGATTCTCTGGCAGTAGGTAATAGAAAAAACAAAAAAAAGCGCTTACAGCGTAAAAGGTAGTATTCGTTTGTATCTTTGCACCCGGCGAGTCAGAACGACCAGCTCCTGTTGAACTCCCCAGGACCGGAAGGTAGCAAGGGTAGACGGTTGAGCGGTGCGATTTTGGCTCGCTTTTTTTTGCCTATAAATCTGGGAAGTAACCAGATTCACAATGGGCACTCTCAAGCGACACTAGCAAGCGTGTCGACCAATAAATCTAGCTAAATCCGGGATAGGTGGTAGCTTTGAGGACTTGTTGTTTTCAACTGATTCCGCTTATACCACATGAAATTTTTCATTGATACTGCCAACCTGAAGGACATTCAGGAAGCTGTGGAGCTTGGGGTTCTCGACGGCGTAACCACCAATCCTTCGCTTATGGCCAAGGAAGGCATCAAAGGAACTGATGCCGTCATGGCCCATTACAAGCAAATATGTGAGTTGGTGGATGGTGATGTATCGGCCGAAGTAATTGCCACCGACTACGAGGGTATCGTGCGAGAGGGTGAGGCCTTGGCAGAACTGCACCCCAACATTGTAGTGAAAGTGCCTATGATCCGGGATGGTGTGAAAGCTATCCGCTACTTCTCTGATAAAGGCATTAAGACCAACTGCACTCTTATCTTCTCGGCTGGGCAAGCCTTACTTGCTGCCAAAGCAGGCGCTACCTATGTGTCGCCGTTT contains:
- the fsa gene encoding fructose-6-phosphate aldolase; this encodes MKFFIDTANLKDIQEAVELGVLDGVTTNPSLMAKEGIKGTDAVMAHYKQICELVDGDVSAEVIATDYEGIVREGEALAELHPNIVVKVPMIRDGVKAIRYFSDKGIKTNCTLIFSAGQALLAAKAGATYVSPFVGRLDDIGADGMLLIQQIVDIFSNYGYPTQVLAASVRHIPHLIQCAEFGADVVTCPLSVITGLLSHPLTDKGLATFLADHAKVNG